In Sphingomonas crocodyli, one genomic interval encodes:
- a CDS encoding Crp/Fnr family transcriptional regulator, which produces MSLATPSIDLYVARLASRSNLSDEELDALQKLPTRAVRKKAGTSFTICGEKVSGVWIVSSGLVSGFQQLRSGLRQITALHIEGDMADQPSAKLGLATTGLEALTDVTLLHISRTALQSVQSSFPAVAGAMAVDAAVDAAIQIQWSTNAGRKCSRSRLAHFFCEMAARYEYIGQGVGFSFDLPMTQFHLADAMAITPVHVNRVLMALRAEGIVEMRHRRVFVLDWEALIRLGEFSPFYLHHRKSHQALNA; this is translated from the coding sequence ATGTCGCTCGCCACGCCATCTATCGACCTCTACGTGGCGCGCCTGGCCTCGCGCTCGAACCTGAGCGACGAGGAATTGGACGCTTTGCAAAAATTGCCGACCCGCGCTGTTAGAAAAAAAGCAGGAACAAGCTTCACAATCTGCGGCGAAAAAGTTTCAGGGGTCTGGATCGTAAGTTCGGGTCTCGTATCTGGCTTTCAGCAGCTCAGATCTGGCCTGCGCCAGATAACGGCTTTGCATATCGAAGGCGATATGGCTGATCAGCCGTCTGCTAAGCTCGGCCTTGCAACAACAGGCCTTGAAGCCCTCACAGACGTGACGCTTCTTCATATCTCAAGAACGGCTTTGCAGTCCGTTCAATCATCCTTTCCCGCGGTCGCAGGGGCCATGGCAGTCGATGCTGCAGTGGATGCGGCGATACAGATTCAATGGTCTACCAATGCCGGCCGGAAATGCTCGCGCTCACGCCTGGCTCATTTTTTTTGCGAGATGGCGGCACGCTACGAATATATCGGGCAGGGGGTGGGATTCAGCTTCGATCTTCCCATGACCCAATTCCATCTTGCCGATGCAATGGCGATTACCCCAGTCCATGTAAACCGGGTGCTTATGGCGCTGCGAGCCGAAGGTATCGTCGAGATGCGCCATCGCCGCGTCTTTGTTCTCGACTGGGAAGCCCTCATCCGGCTGGGCGAGTTTAGCCCATTCTATCTTCATCATCGAAAATCCCATCAGGCTCTCAATGCTTGA